In a genomic window of Myxococcales bacterium:
- a CDS encoding SWIM zinc finger family protein, with protein sequence MSEPLTTLDVPVAFGTASVVSDGDSVRIELPTDGARAAAHATTRVHRPALVRDALLAVGDVLASDLRFRGRDRADYLAYLLAKGKGVSKQVWDAQKEYLQLRYAEAARAEEPLDPVLTIGADALRLELLSRDESAYAQLAIGAGALVAADLAPGTTFLELSPAALRAIGRVRTYRTTTLALAPVAASTATATPTSRRVPLRWLRAFGQIQAAALLPAERFELAPIDLYNVLYALRTRKAKQAPRALRYELVPGKPPRIVLEPWDLVLTATGGPYTGTRPMVVRTWGRNRLQVLARLLPHARRVAVHLLGPGIPAFYVVDAGDVTLTLGLSGWTDAGWAGIATFDQLAVGADDGAADLGPRLAAGLPLAELTPATRSALAAELAGLRAGVDLARGVAFARPLLATPPPADALRYRDAREAAAHRLLAEPDQVALTKVHDLGADGERIEGQVDDARAHRRFLATFTIDREGRTAGATCTCPGFRRAGIKEGPCEHMIALRVLHVRAQAALAAARDTADGRRLIRAETRTLFRRTPAGSETFRLSLDDRAVVARWGAAEPLRMTRQLHPSADDARAAYFARLDELARKGFIDATA encoded by the coding sequence ATGAGTGAGCCCCTCACGACCCTCGACGTCCCGGTCGCGTTCGGCACCGCCAGCGTCGTCAGCGACGGCGACAGCGTGCGGATCGAGCTCCCGACCGACGGCGCCCGCGCCGCGGCCCACGCCACCACCCGGGTCCACCGGCCGGCCCTCGTGCGCGACGCGCTGCTCGCGGTCGGCGACGTGCTCGCCAGCGACCTCCGCTTCCGCGGCCGCGATCGCGCCGACTACCTCGCGTACCTGCTGGCCAAGGGCAAGGGCGTGTCCAAGCAAGTCTGGGACGCGCAGAAGGAGTACTTGCAGCTGCGCTACGCCGAGGCCGCGCGCGCCGAGGAGCCGCTCGATCCGGTGCTGACGATCGGCGCCGACGCGCTCCGCCTCGAGCTCCTGTCGCGGGACGAGTCGGCCTACGCCCAGCTCGCGATCGGTGCCGGCGCGCTGGTCGCCGCCGACCTGGCGCCCGGCACCACCTTCCTCGAGCTGTCGCCGGCGGCGCTGCGCGCGATCGGCCGCGTGCGCACGTACCGCACGACCACGCTGGCGCTCGCGCCCGTCGCGGCCTCGACCGCGACCGCGACGCCGACCTCGCGCCGCGTGCCCCTGCGCTGGCTGCGCGCGTTCGGCCAGATCCAGGCCGCGGCGCTGTTGCCGGCCGAGCGCTTCGAGCTGGCGCCGATCGATCTCTATAACGTCCTGTACGCGCTGCGCACGCGCAAGGCCAAGCAGGCGCCGCGGGCCCTGCGCTACGAGCTGGTCCCCGGAAAGCCGCCGCGGATCGTCCTCGAGCCCTGGGACCTGGTGCTGACCGCGACCGGCGGCCCCTACACCGGCACGCGCCCGATGGTGGTCCGCACCTGGGGCCGCAACCGGCTCCAGGTGCTCGCGCGCCTGCTACCCCACGCCCGCCGGGTCGCGGTCCACCTGCTCGGCCCCGGGATCCCGGCGTTCTACGTCGTCGACGCCGGCGACGTCACGCTGACCCTCGGGCTGTCGGGCTGGACCGACGCCGGCTGGGCCGGCATCGCCACGTTCGATCAGCTCGCGGTCGGCGCTGACGATGGCGCCGCCGACCTCGGGCCGCGCCTCGCCGCCGGCCTGCCGCTGGCCGAGCTGACGCCCGCCACCCGGTCCGCGCTCGCCGCCGAGCTCGCCGGGCTCCGCGCCGGCGTCGATCTCGCGCGCGGCGTCGCGTTCGCGCGCCCGCTCCTGGCCACGCCGCCGCCCGCCGACGCGCTCCGGTACCGCGACGCGCGCGAGGCCGCGGCCCACCGCCTCCTGGCCGAGCCCGATCAGGTCGCGCTGACCAAGGTCCACGACCTCGGCGCCGACGGCGAGCGCATCGAGGGCCAGGTCGACGACGCCCGGGCGCACCGACGCTTCCTGGCGACGTTCACGATCGATCGCGAGGGCCGCACCGCCGGCGCCACCTGCACCTGCCCCGGGTTCCGCCGCGCCGGCATCAAGGAGGGCCCGTGCGAGCACATGATCGCGCTGCGGGTGCTGCACGTGCGCGCCCAGGCCGCGCTCGCGGCCGCGCGCGACACGGCCGACGGCCGCCGGCTGATCCGCGCCGAGACCCGGACGCTGTTCCGCCGCACGCCGGCCGGCAGCGAGACCTTCCGGTTGTCGCTCGACGATCGCGCCGTGGTCGCGCGCTGGGGCGCCGCCGAGCCGCTGCGCATGACCCGCCAGCTCCACCCCAGCGCCGATGACGCGCGCGCCGCGTACTTCGCGCGGCTCGACGAGCTGGCCCGCAAAGGATTCATCGATGCGACCGCGTGA
- a CDS encoding RNA-directed DNA polymerase translates to MTAGAKLAAVPWAEVAAAGGIRPWVDAALARQGLADPGVPSSMSDGEKKAYKARREEERRVRRELFRVAWAAYKAVHIVHVGAGVWWHDTPDVDRFDAAEPERKRADADLPALPDVEALAKALGLSIARLRWLSYHREVDTGTHYQRWTVPKRDGGVRPITAPKPTLKAAQRWIARSITEHLPVHGAAHGFLPGRSIATNAVVHAGAKIIVKLDIEGFYPTVTYRRVKGLLRKGAGLGEQVATLLALMATEAPREELLVRGRTCYVATGPRALPQGAPTSPSITNALCLRLDGRLTGLARSLGCRYTRYADDMTFSWHGGAAGQADRTNAIGKLLRAVEMIVAAEGFTIKRTKTRVMRGGGRQQVTGLVVNQADGRPPARVPRATQRNLRAAIKNRELGRPGRGESIEALRGMAAFVMMTDPARGRAFMARIDRLAERAGGAPAGSE, encoded by the coding sequence ATGACGGCGGGGGCGAAGCTGGCGGCGGTGCCGTGGGCGGAGGTCGCGGCGGCGGGCGGGATCCGGCCGTGGGTCGACGCGGCGCTGGCGCGGCAGGGCCTGGCCGATCCGGGCGTGCCGTCGTCGATGTCCGACGGCGAGAAGAAGGCGTACAAGGCGCGGCGCGAGGAGGAGCGCCGGGTCCGGCGCGAGCTGTTCCGCGTGGCCTGGGCCGCGTACAAGGCGGTCCACATCGTCCACGTCGGCGCCGGCGTGTGGTGGCACGACACGCCCGACGTCGATCGCTTCGACGCGGCCGAGCCCGAGCGCAAGCGCGCCGACGCCGACCTGCCGGCGCTGCCCGACGTCGAGGCGCTGGCCAAGGCGCTCGGCCTGTCGATCGCGCGGCTGCGCTGGCTCAGCTACCACCGCGAGGTCGACACCGGCACCCACTACCAGCGCTGGACGGTGCCCAAGCGCGACGGCGGCGTCCGCCCGATCACCGCGCCCAAGCCCACGCTCAAGGCGGCGCAGCGGTGGATCGCGCGCTCGATCACCGAGCACCTGCCGGTCCACGGCGCCGCCCACGGCTTCCTGCCCGGGCGCTCGATCGCGACCAACGCGGTGGTCCACGCCGGCGCCAAGATCATCGTCAAGCTCGACATCGAGGGCTTCTACCCGACGGTGACCTACCGCCGGGTCAAGGGCCTCCTGCGCAAGGGCGCCGGCCTCGGCGAGCAGGTCGCGACCTTGCTCGCGCTGATGGCGACCGAGGCGCCGCGCGAGGAGCTGCTCGTGCGCGGCCGCACCTGCTACGTCGCCACCGGCCCGCGCGCGCTGCCCCAGGGCGCACCGACCAGCCCGTCGATCACCAACGCGCTGTGCCTGCGCCTCGACGGTCGCCTCACCGGCCTGGCCCGGAGCCTCGGCTGTCGCTACACCCGCTACGCCGATGACATGACGTTCTCGTGGCACGGCGGCGCGGCCGGCCAGGCCGATCGCACCAACGCGATCGGCAAGCTGCTGCGCGCGGTCGAGATGATCGTCGCGGCCGAGGGCTTCACGATCAAGCGCACCAAGACCCGGGTCATGCGCGGCGGCGGCCGGCAGCAGGTCACCGGGCTCGTGGTCAACCAGGCCGACGGGCGGCCGCCCGCGCGAGTGCCGCGCGCCACCCAGCGCAACCTGCGCGCGGCGATCAAGAACCGCGAGCTCGGGCGGCCCGGGCGCGGCGAGTCGATCGAGGCGCTGCGCGGCATGGCCGCGTTCGTGATGATGACCGACCCGGCGCGGGGCCGCGCGTTCATGGCGCGGATCGATCGACTGGCGGAGCGCGCCGGCGGAGCGCCGGCAGGAAGCGAGTGA
- a CDS encoding WGR domain-containing protein — MSTDAPSLTIALEQPGTPGKFWTVEVRGAQHLIRFGARGAGGQTRLTAFATEAAAQADAEKRAAAKRKDGYR; from the coding sequence GTGTCGACCGACGCGCCGTCGCTGACGATCGCGCTCGAGCAGCCCGGCACGCCGGGGAAGTTCTGGACGGTCGAGGTCCGCGGCGCCCAGCACCTGATCCGGTTCGGCGCCCGCGGCGCCGGCGGCCAGACCCGGCTCACGGCGTTCGCGACCGAGGCCGCGGCGCAGGCTGACGCCGAGAAGCGCGCCGCCGCCAAGCGCAAGGACGGCTACCGCTGA